Within the Telopea speciosissima isolate NSW1024214 ecotype Mountain lineage chromosome 4, Tspe_v1, whole genome shotgun sequence genome, the region ATTCATTGGTAATAATACATATGAGGTTTATGTCAAGATGTACAATTAAATTTACATGCTATCCCTTGACACAAAATGAAGGTTGAGACAAGAAACCCCAGTTATAAAAGCACACTGCTCACCTCTTTTCCAAAAGATGATTTTCTTGTATATGGAAATCCTCTTTTTAATAAGTGTTGTAAAACaagataaatttttttaaaatctagtATATCTAATAGTTAAAAGTTTGTGCACTACCAACAATTGTTAGTTATTGGAGAATTTGTTCTGTCTGATTCTTGTATTCATTAACAAGGCAAAGCAGGGTGGGAAGCAACAGCTGACATGGGTACATGCTTGCTAGCCTACTTTTGGGCAGACTGACACCTATGATCATTAAAATTTTTGTGGGTGGAACAAAAGCAGATTCACTAGCCACTACTACTCTGTAGTCTAGAAGGGCTCTTCTACATTGTGCACTGCAAGCATGTGCCCCATGAGCTGCTATTTCCTTCAACCTACCAATTCAACTTTCTTTTTGCTTAATCTATTATTTGAACAAAAAGATCTCACTTTTATGGGTTCAATAAAATAGTCTGTTGTTTGAATATGTTTAGTTACAGTGAATCAATAAATATAATCGAATTCAGTTAATGGCTTAATGCCTAGGAGTTAAAGAAACCTGTATCACACTTCACACCCGTTGCTTTACATGTTTAACCGTCTGGTCTACACTTTGCACTAAACAATAATGCACAGCAATAATTTCAAGATCATtggataaaaaaattacataatgaACTACCAGGCTACAGGTACAGGTTAGCACCCAAATAAGGTGCTCTCCTGTTGCAGATGTATATGCATTTGAGACAAAGGATTGAAACAACCATAGACACGTCCAATGCTCTAAAAACATCATAAATTCTATTAATAAATTTTACCTTTTCAAGTGGGTAGACAGTTTTCTTGCAAGACACACACTTATCTTGAGTTCCAGCAAACAAACCCGAAACTTTGTTGTTGGCTTGGTCCTGCATAATTTAGAAGATAATTAAAAGCAACTCAATGAGAGTATTAGTAGCAGAGGATAACTGTAAAATGGGGAAATACTATGATCCAGAATCAGTTTTCATgtttaaagaagagaaatcatCAAAGTTGAGAAAGTGGAGCACCTTATCAGCTGATTTGTCCACTCTAACATCTTTTGGAGTACCTGGAAGagacaaaacagaaaattaaaaaaaaaaacaaacgtTAAGCCTAAAACAAATTAAGAGATATCATTAACAGGCCAGCCACCTTCGAAACTTTTGTCCAAACTGCCAGTCATCTTAAAGAGCTGGTTAAAGTGAGGCTTACAGTACAGCACACCTTCAAATGAGCAGTAGTTGCTAAGctggaaaaggaaaacaaaagaatcaTTAAAAATCAGGACAACAGGcgaaaaatgaatgaaagatgTGCAGAAAGATGCTAGTGTGATCTGAGCCATGTGAATAGCTGGTGTTCCTATTCTGATGGTTGGATAGATAGGATTCTCTCTAACTATTGACAGTTGTAAAATTTCATTTCCCCTTGTATAATCAGCCATTAAATCATTTTTCAAAGtaatgatttttgttttttaaaaaaaaatttaattgagCACTAATTAATCTTTACATTTTTTGGAATGGAACAACGAGAAAACTGGAAGCATCAATTGCATGTCCAGGCTTCATATTGCCAGCCATGATGAGCTATAAATAACTGAAATCTAACCAAGATCAAATATTAGGCCACTTCTTTAGTTctttttaacaattttaatttGTGCATATGTGCTTTAGGTTTTCATTTCTTAACCTTACTACAAATATAGAGGGTACTCCACTAGTTTATGACCACCCCAATAGCAATGAGAATTTTATTCAGGAATTGTTTCATAGTCTATCTGTATAAAAGGACAACTTACTTATTGGACTAGCATACTATCTTGAGTCTCTGAACTGCCAAGATTTTGGAACTTCTCATTTGTTAATTTGTGGTCCTATATTGGTGTTGTGGACACCTCTATTGGACCCAAAGAGGTTGTGCAATGTTGAAGTTAGATAAGTCTCACGATAGGGGGAGTTTCCCTATCATGAGAGGTTGTTGTAGTTTCCTTTCTATTTTATGTTTCCTTACTGGAGTGTAATTATAACttggattattataaataaagcagcCTAGACCAGCAGTAGTTCACACACTGAATCTACTGCTGGttcagtcttcttcttcttctccaaatatCCCTGCGGAtactggttctctctctctctcaggttTGGGTTCTCTCACTTTGCATCAGAGATATTCTAACCAGTAATTGCAATACTTTCTACTGATATTTTGATAGGCCTTACTTAGTCGCCCTCATAGGTGTGCAGCCACCATTGCTGCTACTTTCTACGATGGAAACCTAGTTGTATGTCAATGACAAAcaaggttctttttttttggttgtgatGTTTACTGCATCTGGCAGTTTTTCCATGAAGATTTAGTTCGTCTACAAGGGATGATATCTGTCACCGCATAAGAGTGTCGCCCAATCCCTGTTTTTCTTTGCGGCAGCAGCAAGATCTATGTTATTTACATCAAGCTAGCGTTCTAACATTAATGTTTGGGGATCTATTTATCCCTTTTGGAAGGACACTCGACTAGTTTTTGGGCCTGATCTGAGCccaattaaatttacaatacagTTTCTTCAAGATTACAGGCGGTAATTTGTTCTTTTGTTGGATTTTATTCTCAGATCGAGTGGCTATTATGGAGGATCCAGCCATCTGATCCTTATCAAATTTTCAGGTATTGTTGGTCCGCGGTTAAGGTACATTTGAtacgtaagggtgtcaaacagACATCAGGATCTTTTGCTATTCAAAATCACCCAATTTCTGGGTCTTGCGGTTGGGTATTTTGCTGTTCTACTATTGCAGCTCATCGGTTCAATCTCAATTTGTGGGGTTTATCTAGTTTTGTATCATCTAACTGTCCCTATACTTGGAGATATTTAGCAGAGTCCATCCTTCAGTTTTTGATAGAATTATTTTCTGGTTCTAGTGACTCAGTTCAAGTTCTTTCAGCTTTTGTATTGGTTGTTACTGCTGTACTAGATGACTGATCCTAAAGTGGACAATGTTAATGTACAGATCACCACTATTAAACTCAATGGAGTTGGGAACTATCTGTTGTGGGTTCAGGCTGTAGTATATATAAATGTGAAAGAGAAATTGAAATACCTAACATCTGACCCACTGTTTGCTTATTCTAAAGAACATACTGAGATAAAAGCCTATCAGGAGTGGATGCGTGAGAATGACACTCTCCTCATATGGTTATGGAATAGTATGGATCAGTCTATTGCAGTCAATGTTGTGTTTCATCCCACTGCCAAAAGAGTGTAGGAGGCGTTGAAGCATACCTTCTCCCAAGAACAGAATATTGGTCAAAGGAAGTATGGGGATCATACATTGGTTCCGCCACATTAGCTGAATGTCAAGAGTTGATGGTCATCAAGATTTATGAATTAAATGGCAGACATGCAACTGTTTAATTGACAACCTCAGAGTCCTAGATAAAGCTCTCAGAACAAAATGgtgaaccaattgaagaaaaatttaTTGGGCCAGAGCTCATGTGTCAGGAAGCTCTAGAACAATCTCACTTGGAGTAGCTCAAAAGTGCCAACTACACAAATCTATTGAGTTGAAGGAGTAATGCTAGAGGGCATCTTATATTGGATGGACATATACATGATATCACCTAGGAAACCATCTTATATCTCACTATTTTCTGTCCTTGCTTTCTGTTTCAGACacaatgtgaaaaaaaaaaatgttgaagtAGTTAGAGTCAGATTTCCTTTCAAATGGTGAAGGGGGtgagaagaaagaaatcttATTGAATTCACCTAGTTttgtgaaccaaagaatgaagGTCTTCGACATTCACGGATACTTCCCTGTTGGTGGCTAAGTCTCTGGAAGGTGGAAAGAGGTGTTGCAAGTAAAAAGGATCTTCCACCAGTGCAAGTAAAACTCTCAAAGAAGAGTTTCACCCCTTTTTGGTTAAGTATGGGTGAAAGGCTTCAGGGAAATTTAGGCTCCTTGGATGCATAGACACTCAAATGAATAGGAATTAGTCCCAATCGTAAGATTACTGACCAAACTTGAAGAGGTGGTAAAGAGAGCTGAAGATCTAAGGATGTGATTCCCTaacaataaaagaaattttgtcaattttttttccaagtaGCTCTCGAGTCAAGCAGTTCCTTCCCTGACAACATTACATGGATGAATGTAATCCTATTATCCAATGATATAAATATTGATCTACAAGCTTCTGTAAACTAATAATGTTTGAGAGCCTGCAATGGCAGAAATGATACCAGTACCAACATTTCCTGCAAAGTTCTTCAAACACAATTTTCATCAACTAAGTTGATTCCTCAAGTTAAAGCTAATTGGACAATTTGCAATGAAACAATAAACAAATGCAGAATGACAGATAAAAATTGAAGTTACAGAATTTCCTGACATGATCAGGTAAGGGACCCAACCAATCTTCAAGAACCATCTCAAAGGATCCATACTAAAATCACATAAATATAGACTCTCAAATCCCATCTCAAAGGATCCATACTAAAATCACATAAATATAGACTCTCAAATCCCCCCAGCAATAAAGACCACAACCAAAGAGAATCACATTTCCCCCTAAAATTTCTACAAACCATATTGTGCAAACAAGCAAAGATTATCAGCAGCATCATCATAGAAGAAAAGCCACATTTTCCACTAAGAATATATTAGCAGAAaacagaagaggaagaaggaagaaggaagagggagagacgagaaggattttttttaagattaaaCCCAACTACCCATTATTGATCATAGCCAATATACCGAAAATCACCAGAGATAAAACTTGAAACACCCATATTTTAGAGAATCAAGCAGGGAAGATCAGCCTCATcagggaaaagaaaattaattttatAAAGTATGAAATTGATACaattaagaattaaaaaaataaaaaaaaggaagaacaaaTCAACCTTGAGGGTACCCTTGCAATGGTGGCATCGAAAGCAAGCCTTGTGATAGACCTTGTTATCAGCTGTGAGCTGATCCACCAAGTAAACCGTCTTCTCACAAGCCTTACATTTCTGGGTTGTCCCTGCAAATGTTGCCATTTCGAAATCTGACCCCTTTCCCTTCACTCAATTCTGAAAAACAAACAACAAACCACAGagtcttttctctctctctctcaactagATTGCTAGCTCTGGTTCTTCTTAGACAAACTGAATGAGATtgattcaaatttaaaaataaacaatTTTGTTGCCCAAGTGAAGTagtaccctctctctctctctctctctctcttcacgcTCTACCCTGTCTTCCAGCTCAGACATCAGACATAACGACTTTCTTAGAAAGAAAATTTGTCTTTAAGCTACTGTTTGGTAAATAATGCAGTATTTGAAATAGCTTTTCTGAAGAGAATGATTTTATCCAcaaacctctcctccacagtgGCCCGCACTTTATTCTCCCGTTCTGCAAATATCACCATAAATTTGGCTTTTCCCATCTTTGTAATCattgaattcaaaattttaaattttatatgtttCCTCCTCTTCAAATCATTTTTCCCACAAATGAAAGCAATTTGTTCCGCTACTtttgccttttctttctcttttcttactGGGAAAGTTGGGAAGCGGCTAGCAGGAACCCCACACCCACAAGAAGAAATAATCaattttgggttgggttgggtgatTCTTGGCAGGGTTTTACAACGATGCCGACACCCGATCAGTATAAGGTATAGatagagggtaaaatggttgGAATTCATATTGGTATCAATATTCTTGAGGGTTAAAACTTTGGATGACACAGACCGGTTCATATCGGTATTAGTGTCCGTTTTGGAATTAGCTGATACCCGATCTGATACCGCGAACTTAAACTATGATTCTTGGTGACTTCAATGTGATGGGAGAACAAAGTGAGACATTAAGGGGGTGACCCTATAAGCAGAGTTTTAAAACTAGGAATCTGTGATGGAATTGGTCACTGCCCATTTTCGATTCAAATTGGAAGAACATATGGGTGTTATGTAAGACATTGTGTGTAAGCGCATAGGGGTGTTACGGTAAGACATATTGTGTGTAAGAGTGTTGATCACTACTGCACTTGAAGCTTATTGAAGAAATCAAGAGCAACAAGGTTTGTGTGTAAGCATGTATGATTAAGTGTGTTAATGATTAGTTAATCACTTGAATGTAGCACTTTTTATCTCTTGCTTCTAACGaatcttgaaatttttttgtaaGAAGTATATGGTAAAATTCATACAACTGTCCGTATTTCAAAGTTCATACTCCCGTTTGTTTGCCGTTTGACGTGAAGTGAAGACCTTAAGGCATTGTTGGGAACATGTTTTAGGCACCATAATACATTGATTAGACGAAATTGGTATGAATAACTCTAGAATCGACCTAAAATAGCAGAAATTAGGGGAATCTTCGCATGAATATTCCGATTCAGAATGTTAGAAAGTCGGAATCGGTCCCGGACGATTCCTGTACGAATCGAGCGATTCACAATCCAATTCATCAAAGAGGAGACAataagttttttctttttcccccaaAAGTTATTTGGGTATGACCAGGAGGAGGAGATTCAGCATCAAGTAAACATGCCTATGAGACACTCTCTTTTGGAAGttcaaaaaaaatgttttgatgACTGATGTAATAGGTAAAGGAAATGATGCAGTGGGAAGTACGGTGAGCTAGATGTTGTTCTAACACTAACGAACCCTTGAATCCACAAGTTAAGTGAAATTCCAATCcagtgaagaagaagggaaaataagATGCAATTTCAATAAAATGGAAGTTAAACCATATAGAAATCCCAAAGTGACCTTATATAGGTAGGTCAACTTATAAGGAAcaacaaaaatgtaaaaaatagaaaactagaaaaaacCCTACATTGCATACCAAACTTTGTGGGCCCTAAAAACCCCTTAAATAGCCATCGCTTGTAGAGCATTGATTATCATTTCTGAATTGGGGTTATGGCTCCTGTAATTCCACCTGAGTCAAAAGTTATGGTCCTGACAGTGACACTCGAAAATTAGTATTTGCAGTCGGATCGCGTGCGTGGCCTTTTGTTGGTCCAACTGATCCAAGAACTTGTTTGAGAGAGAACTCCTCTACATCATAAACTCAGAACAAGAGTAGAAGAGAA harbors:
- the LOC122660485 gene encoding LIM domain-containing protein WLIM1-like isoform X2 gives rise to the protein MATFAGTTQKCKACEKTVYLVDQLTADNKVYHKACFRCHHCKGTLKLSNYCSFEGVLYCKPHFNQLFKMTGSLDKSFEGGPKDVRVDKSADKDQANNKVSGLFAGTQDKCVSCKKTVYPLEKVAVDGAAYHRACFKCSHGGCVISPSNYVAHELKLYCKHHHSQLFKEKGNFSQLGKHEDTKGMTENTVSK
- the LOC122660485 gene encoding LIM domain-containing protein WLIM1-like isoform X1; the encoded protein is MATFAGTTQKCKACEKTVYLVDQLTADNKVYHKACFRCHHCKGTLKLSNYCSFEGVLYCKPHFNQLFKMTGSLDKSFEGTPKDVRVDKSADKDQANNKVSGLFAGTQDKCVSCKKTVYPLEKVAVDGAAYHRACFKCSHGGCVISPSNYVAHELKLYCKHHHSQLFKEKGNFSQLGKHEDTKGMTENTVSK